In the Kitasatospora terrestris genome, one interval contains:
- a CDS encoding APC family permease, with protein sequence MRSEELGETLLPKRLALPIFASDPLSSVAYATGEILLVLTVGGTAFLYLTPWVAAGVVALMAVVVMSYRQVVHAYPSGGGSYEVVSKNLGPGAGLVVAASLLVDYVMTVAVSVASGVDNIISAFGGLAGYRVGLALFFVAVLTAMNLRGVRESGRAFAAPTYLFIGGILLMVVTGLVRVVFGDDPQAPTAAFGIHPAEGGDNLAGLGLLMLGLRAFASGCTALTGVEAISNGVPAFRAPKSKNAASTMSAMGIVAVLMFVGVTVLAMTSHVHYVDDACQLSGLPGDCAAYTQQTVIAQLASTFLGGDGSVLFYFIQAATALVLILAANTAFNGFPLLASILAQHRYLPRQMHTRGDRLAFSNGIIALAVVAGGLLWFYKADVTSLIHLYILGVFTSFTLSQVGMVRHWNRTLASESDPAVRAGAQRSRVINGLGAVTTALVLVIVLITKFTQGAWLAVLAAGLLWLMMRGIRRHYDAVSAELAVEDPRAESVRPSKVHGVVLVSKLHKATLRALGYAEAFRPDTLEALTVAVEQDATDELRGQWDAYGIEVPLKVLDSPYREITKPVVSYVRDYRRSSPREAVAVFIPEYVVGHWWEHLLHNQSALWLKSRLLFTPGVMVISVPWQLASAPRADRPARRAPGAARRGEPAQTRAEREPERV encoded by the coding sequence ATGCGCAGCGAGGAGCTGGGCGAGACGCTGCTGCCCAAGCGGCTGGCGCTGCCGATCTTCGCTTCCGACCCGCTGTCCTCGGTGGCCTACGCGACCGGCGAGATCCTGCTCGTCCTGACCGTGGGCGGCACCGCCTTCCTGTACCTGACGCCGTGGGTGGCGGCGGGTGTGGTCGCGCTGATGGCGGTGGTGGTGATGTCCTACCGGCAGGTGGTGCACGCCTACCCGTCGGGCGGCGGCTCGTACGAGGTGGTGTCGAAGAACCTCGGTCCGGGCGCGGGTCTGGTGGTGGCGGCGTCGCTGCTGGTCGACTACGTGATGACGGTGGCGGTGTCGGTCGCCTCGGGCGTGGACAACATCATCTCGGCGTTCGGCGGACTGGCCGGCTACCGGGTGGGGCTGGCGCTGTTCTTCGTGGCGGTGCTGACCGCGATGAACCTGCGCGGGGTGCGGGAGTCGGGGCGGGCGTTCGCCGCGCCGACGTACCTGTTCATCGGCGGCATCCTGCTGATGGTGGTGACCGGCCTGGTGCGGGTGGTGTTCGGGGACGATCCGCAGGCGCCGACCGCCGCCTTCGGGATCCACCCGGCCGAGGGCGGGGACAACCTGGCGGGCCTGGGCCTGCTGATGCTGGGCCTGCGGGCGTTCGCCTCGGGCTGCACGGCGCTGACGGGCGTGGAGGCGATCTCCAACGGCGTGCCCGCGTTCCGGGCGCCGAAGTCGAAGAACGCGGCGTCCACGATGAGCGCGATGGGCATCGTCGCGGTGCTGATGTTCGTCGGCGTCACCGTCCTCGCGATGACCTCGCACGTGCACTACGTGGACGACGCCTGCCAGTTGAGCGGCCTGCCGGGCGACTGCGCGGCGTACACCCAGCAGACGGTGATCGCGCAGCTGGCGTCGACCTTCCTGGGCGGTGACGGCAGCGTGCTGTTCTACTTCATCCAGGCGGCGACGGCGCTGGTGCTGATCCTGGCCGCGAACACGGCGTTCAACGGCTTCCCGCTGCTGGCGTCGATCCTGGCCCAGCACCGCTACCTGCCGCGGCAGATGCACACCCGGGGCGACCGGCTGGCGTTCTCCAACGGCATCATCGCGCTGGCGGTGGTGGCCGGCGGACTGCTGTGGTTCTACAAGGCGGACGTCACCAGCCTGATCCACCTGTACATCCTGGGCGTGTTCACCTCGTTCACGCTGTCGCAGGTCGGCATGGTCCGGCACTGGAACCGCACGCTGGCGAGCGAGTCCGATCCGGCGGTGCGGGCGGGTGCGCAGCGCTCGCGGGTGATCAACGGGCTGGGGGCGGTGACGACCGCGCTGGTGCTGGTGATCGTGCTGATCACCAAGTTCACCCAGGGTGCGTGGCTGGCGGTGCTGGCGGCGGGGCTGCTGTGGCTGATGATGCGGGGGATCCGCCGGCACTACGACGCGGTCTCGGCGGAGCTGGCGGTGGAGGATCCGCGGGCGGAGTCGGTCAGGCCGTCGAAGGTGCACGGCGTGGTGCTGGTCTCCAAGCTGCACAAGGCGACGCTGCGGGCGCTGGGTTACGCGGAGGCGTTCCGTCCGGACACCCTGGAGGCCCTCACCGTCGCGGTGGAGCAGGACGCCACGGACGAACTGCGCGGCCAGTGGGACGCGTACGGGATCGAGGTGCCGCTGAAGGTCCTGGACTCGCCGTACCGGGAGATCACCAAGCCGGTGGTGAGCTACGTGCGCGACTACCGGCGCAGCAGTCCGCGCGAGGCTGTGGCGGTCTTCATCCCGGAGTACGTGGTCGGCCACTGGTGGGAGCACCTGCTGCACAACCAGTCGGCGCTGTGGCTGAAGTCCCGGCTGCTGTTCACCCCGGGCGTGATGGTGATCAGCGTGCCCTGGCAGCTCGCCTCCGCCCCGCGGGCCGACCGGCCGGCCCGCCGCGCCCCGGGCGCCGCGCGGCGCGGAGAGCCCGCGCAGACCCGCGCCGAACGCGAACCCGAGCGCGTCTGA